One part of the Patescibacteria group bacterium genome encodes these proteins:
- a CDS encoding arginine deiminase-related protein, which yields MANLVTSQWAMCPPKYFGVEYVINPWMEGQVGRAKNDVAQQQWQALYELISARAKVHLIPAIRGLPDMPFTANAGLVLGKIFVPSAFRFPQRQPEEHFFIQWFREQGYNIVDLHGEGTFEGEGDALFQPGETLLWAGYGVRTALEAHPRLCEIFDVEVASLRLVDQRFYHLDTCFAPLADGRVVYYPPAFDQPSLELLHARVPPHKRLAVSEEDALNFTCNGVVCGEAYICNQPTDAFRQQLKSWGYEVIATPLTEFMLAGGAAKCLSLCLTQDVPATTTPGPHFSSAIADCTIELQGHILDNGLMNQVLDAITDAGGSFEIPRLKAGLRHDQESLARIHVSAPTAERLQVLLQKLLQLGARVAGEV from the coding sequence ATGGCCAATCTAGTTACTTCTCAATGGGCAATGTGCCCACCCAAATATTTTGGTGTCGAATATGTTATAAATCCCTGGATGGAAGGACAAGTTGGACGCGCCAAGAATGATGTTGCACAGCAGCAGTGGCAAGCATTATATGAATTAATTTCGGCGCGTGCCAAGGTACATCTGATTCCAGCGATACGCGGTTTACCTGATATGCCGTTTACGGCTAATGCTGGCTTGGTGCTGGGGAAGATTTTTGTGCCTTCGGCCTTTCGTTTTCCGCAACGGCAGCCGGAGGAACACTTTTTCATTCAGTGGTTTCGCGAGCAGGGTTATAACATCGTCGATTTACACGGTGAAGGCACATTTGAAGGCGAGGGCGATGCGCTGTTTCAACCCGGGGAAACTTTGTTATGGGCAGGTTATGGCGTGCGTACAGCCTTGGAAGCGCATCCGCGATTATGTGAGATTTTTGATGTAGAAGTGGCTTCGTTGAGGTTGGTGGATCAGCGTTTTTATCATCTGGATACGTGTTTTGCGCCCTTGGCGGATGGACGCGTGGTTTATTATCCTCCCGCCTTTGATCAACCTTCTCTAGAATTACTGCATGCGCGAGTTCCGCCGCATAAACGTTTGGCCGTTAGTGAAGAAGATGCGCTGAATTTTACTTGTAATGGTGTGGTGTGCGGGGAGGCTTATATTTGCAATCAACCGACAGACGCCTTCCGGCAGCAGCTTAAATCCTGGGGTTATGAAGTCATTGCTACGCCGTTAACCGAGTTCATGTTGGCTGGGGGTGCTGCTAAGTGTTTGAGCTTGTGCCTGACGCAAGATGTGCCGGCAACGACTACTCCGGGCCCGCATTTTAGCTCAGCGATTGCCGATTGCACGATCGAGCTACAAGGGCATATTTTAGATAATGGCTTGATGAATCAGGTTCTCGATGCGATTACCGATGCAGGCGGTAGTTTTGAGATACCCCGCCTGAAGGCGGGGTTGCGTCACGATCAAGAATCTTTGGCGCGTATTCATGTCTCTGCGCCCACAGCAGAAAGGCTACAGGTTTTGTTGCAAAAGCTGTTGCAATTGGGTGCACGGGTTGCGGGGGAAGTTTAG
- a CDS encoding ankyrin repeat domain-containing protein: MKVILKINDREYPVNDVDPNVKLAELFDRFFELYQPAKLAGLSSDQDMGFKIAGRVLRSEDFGKTLVELGIFEETRLEATPCKKYSTEVLSPTSLREYVLDPQTVHIPLAKKYLRDYIPIHGEIWGGWSRAHHKARLGWLTPEDVAHYGQLDARLTKDGWSLLHITAYYGHLNSTQLLLEKNANPSITEQSLYGTLSKKTPLHLALQNNHGAVAKALLEAKADPRAVCAKERTPLHEAAQYTTDLQEELMKSLIAKGADVKATDWNGQTILMSLLLSTRATVKNQHLLEWLIDLGVDVDAQDRRGKTALYYACSRNDVASVKTLLSKGADPDISAPMMATESGEIVSLLVEYGAKKPEPELDAKQAQNEKLELEASLALKRETDAKLTGLNKIIQGRKQFLEEDRDKLKILEQMMRESASLDERQLSLKETQKELKPREPAEEAEIILIEPSANIPEAKLPQQKVPTIEPFGEPLSPPFSKTAVWGKRPPSPSESQRKLKTTEQSAEEEITLSERTTEVKSKQEPNKDQSVAPFYKFALWHERTKSLSDAKGRLENLLKTQPEPSEPSSNTIDPKLSNR, encoded by the coding sequence GTGAAAGTAATATTAAAAATAAACGACCGCGAATACCCGGTGAATGATGTCGACCCAAACGTAAAATTAGCAGAATTATTTGATCGCTTTTTTGAGTTATATCAACCGGCTAAACTGGCCGGTCTTTCTTCAGACCAGGACATGGGATTTAAGATTGCAGGGCGGGTGCTTAGGTCTGAGGATTTTGGTAAGACATTGGTAGAACTGGGCATTTTTGAAGAAACTCGGCTTGAAGCAACTCCCTGTAAGAAATATAGCACAGAGGTTTTATCTCCAACTAGTTTACGTGAGTATGTTCTAGATCCACAAACGGTTCATATTCCTTTGGCAAAAAAGTATCTGAGGGATTACATCCCTATTCATGGAGAGATATGGGGGGGCTGGAGTAGGGCTCATCATAAAGCGCGGCTGGGTTGGTTGACACCCGAAGATGTAGCGCACTATGGTCAATTGGATGCTCGGCTGACAAAAGATGGATGGTCACTCTTGCATATCACTGCATATTATGGGCATCTTAATTCCACACAACTATTACTTGAAAAAAATGCAAACCCTAGCATAACAGAACAGAGCCTATATGGTACTCTCAGCAAAAAAACCCCTTTACATTTGGCACTACAGAATAATCATGGAGCGGTGGCAAAAGCATTGTTAGAAGCTAAAGCTGATCCCCGCGCTGTTTGCGCAAAGGAACGCACTCCCCTGCATGAAGCTGCTCAATATACCACAGACTTGCAAGAAGAGCTGATGAAGTCATTAATCGCAAAGGGTGCTGATGTGAAAGCTACAGATTGGAATGGACAGACCATTCTCATGTCTTTGCTGCTATCTACTCGTGCAACAGTAAAGAATCAGCATCTATTAGAATGGCTCATAGACCTGGGTGTGGATGTAGATGCACAGGATCGCCGTGGTAAAACTGCATTATATTATGCTTGTTCGAGAAATGATGTTGCCTCTGTGAAAACTTTACTTAGCAAAGGCGCGGATCCAGATATTAGTGCTCCCATGATGGCTACTGAATCTGGGGAAATTGTCTCATTGTTAGTTGAATATGGCGCTAAGAAACCTGAACCCGAATTGGATGCAAAACAAGCGCAGAATGAAAAATTGGAATTAGAAGCAAGTTTAGCCCTTAAACGTGAAACAGATGCTAAGCTCACAGGATTAAACAAAATTATTCAAGGGCGTAAACAATTTCTTGAAGAAGATCGAGATAAATTAAAAATACTTGAGCAAATGATGAGAGAAAGTGCCAGCTTGGATGAACGCCAATTATCTCTTAAGGAAACTCAGAAGGAGTTAAAACCACGCGAACCAGCCGAAGAAGCAGAAATTATATTAATCGAACCAAGCGCAAACATACCCGAGGCTAAATTACCACAACAGAAAGTTCCAACAATTGAACCATTTGGAGAACCTCTGTCTCCACCATTTTCCAAAACTGCTGTTTGGGGTAAGCGTCCCCCCTCTCCTAGTGAGTCCCAAAGGAAATTAAAAACGACTGAGCAGAGTGCTGAAGAAGAAATCACGTTAAGCGAAAGGACTACTGAAGTTAAATCAAAACAGGAACCTAACAAAGATCAGTCAGTAGCACCATTTTACAAATTTGCTCTTTGGCATGAGCGCACAAAATCTCTAAGTGACGCTAAGGGGAGATTAGAAAATCTTCTAAAAACACAACCAGAACCAAGCGAGCCTTCAAGTAATACCATCGACCCAAAGTTATCCAACAGATAA
- a CDS encoding ATPase, T2SS/T4P/T4SS family, whose translation MISFQSKQVLGMQGKLLLDPLALCLVRAGILGQGEAMQAVLAAQGAKLSLVAYLAQHRQVDCGVMAEQLAEYLGLQRFDLNRLTVDAVVTGVVDEEFIRLQRVLPLYVEAGELYVAIAEPGQLEVLGEIKFHTDMNVVPLVVEWDKLARLIEACLSERQYQALSHFQPVNSGLADNDERIMQMVQEILLDAVKKGVSDIHLEPYKTSYRIRQRIDGILHKVTQLSPDLAVRMTARLKILARLDIAERRLPQDGRFSIEINAQEVRDCRISTCPTLFGEKTVVRILDGGKIILNVDDLGMEAVQKNLFVQAIHKPQGMLLVTGPTGSGKTVTLYTALSLLNTLDKNISTVEEPVEVQLPGVNQVNINVKADLTFSKVLRAFLRQDPDILMVGEIRDRETADIAMKAAQTGHFVLSTLHANSAPETISRLLMMGISAFNIVHSIHMIIAQRLVRKLCVHCRREKDTSMEILLAAGFEKQDILQLTSLQKGSIAVDECVQISSTQTSIVPNPPLKLYEAVGCEYCIKGYNGRIGIFEILNMTSAIANIIMHQGTSSEIAAEAKHENMINLRAAALRQLLSGITSLEEVQRVIL comes from the coding sequence ATGATTTCCTTTCAAAGTAAACAGGTTCTAGGGATGCAGGGAAAACTCCTGCTAGATCCGCTGGCTTTATGCTTGGTGCGGGCTGGGATTTTAGGGCAGGGGGAGGCTATGCAGGCAGTTTTGGCGGCGCAGGGGGCTAAGTTGTCGTTGGTGGCTTATTTGGCGCAGCATCGGCAGGTAGATTGTGGAGTGATGGCGGAGCAATTGGCGGAGTATTTGGGGTTGCAGCGTTTTGATTTGAATCGGTTGACGGTGGATGCGGTAGTGACGGGAGTGGTGGATGAGGAGTTTATACGCTTGCAGCGGGTTTTGCCGTTGTATGTTGAGGCTGGGGAGCTGTATGTGGCGATTGCGGAGCCGGGGCAGTTGGAGGTGTTGGGAGAGATTAAGTTTCATACGGATATGAATGTGGTGCCGTTGGTGGTGGAGTGGGATAAATTAGCGCGCTTAATTGAGGCTTGTTTGAGTGAGCGGCAATATCAGGCGTTGAGTCATTTTCAACCGGTTAATTCAGGGCTGGCGGATAATGATGAGCGGATTATGCAAATGGTACAGGAAATTTTGTTGGATGCGGTAAAAAAGGGCGTGTCCGATATTCATCTGGAACCATATAAAACTTCTTACCGGATACGCCAGCGTATTGATGGTATTTTGCACAAGGTCACGCAATTGTCTCCAGATTTAGCGGTGCGGATGACGGCGCGTTTGAAAATTTTAGCGCGGCTAGATATTGCTGAGCGTCGTTTGCCGCAGGATGGACGTTTTAGTATTGAAATAAATGCGCAGGAAGTCAGGGATTGTCGCATCAGCACCTGTCCCACTTTATTTGGTGAAAAAACAGTCGTGCGGATTCTCGATGGTGGCAAAATCATCTTGAATGTAGATGATTTAGGTATGGAAGCGGTGCAGAAAAATTTATTTGTGCAGGCGATACATAAACCGCAAGGAATGCTATTGGTCACTGGGCCTACTGGGAGTGGGAAAACTGTCACTTTATATACAGCGCTAAGTTTGCTAAATACCCTTGATAAAAATATTTCTACGGTAGAAGAGCCAGTTGAGGTGCAGTTACCTGGCGTTAATCAGGTGAATATTAATGTCAAAGCGGATTTAACTTTTTCTAAAGTATTGCGTGCGTTTCTGCGTCAAGACCCCGACATTTTGATGGTGGGAGAAATACGCGATCGTGAGACAGCAGATATCGCGATGAAAGCCGCGCAGACCGGACATTTTGTGCTATCGACTTTACATGCTAACAGTGCTCCCGAGACGATTAGCCGTTTGCTGATGATGGGCATTTCAGCGTTTAATATTGTGCATTCTATTCACATGATTATTGCGCAGCGATTAGTACGCAAACTGTGTGTGCATTGCCGACGTGAAAAAGATACTTCCATGGAAATATTATTGGCGGCTGGTTTTGAAAAACAAGACATTTTACAATTGACCTCTTTGCAGAAAGGCAGCATTGCAGTAGATGAATGTGTGCAAATATCTTCCACCCAAACTTCTATCGTCCCGAATCCACCATTAAAATTATATGAAGCCGTAGGCTGTGAATATTGCATCAAGGGTTATAATGGCCGTATCGGAATTTTTGAAATTTTAAATATGACTTCAGCAATAGCCAATATCATTATGCATCAGGGTACTTCCTCTGAGATAGCGGCAGAAGCTAAGCATGAAAACATGATTAATTTACGTGCGGCAGCGTTGCGACAATTATTAAGTGGTATCACGAGTCTGGAAGAAGTGCAACGAGTGATTTTATGA
- the coaE gene encoding dephospho-CoA kinase (Dephospho-CoA kinase (CoaE) performs the final step in coenzyme A biosynthesis.): MLKVGLTGGIGSGKSTVASLFAKLGVPVIDADIIAREVIADSIITKEIMQHFGSQVLHESGSLDRQILRKIVFEQPKERRWLEALLHPLIITEMQRQVDKLQSPYCLLVIPLLIEATLSYALVDRILVVDTSEGIQIKRTEARDHLTAEEVQRILDSQATRAQRLQQADDVIVNAGDLETLAAEVKQLHQHYLALSSGFSAGEDE, from the coding sequence ATGCTAAAAGTTGGTTTAACAGGCGGGATTGGCAGCGGTAAATCTACTGTGGCCAGTTTGTTTGCCAAATTGGGTGTGCCGGTTATTGATGCGGATATCATTGCCCGTGAAGTCATTGCAGATTCTATAATCACAAAGGAGATCATGCAGCATTTTGGCAGCCAGGTATTGCATGAATCCGGTAGCCTTGACCGTCAAATTCTCCGCAAAATTGTTTTTGAACAGCCTAAAGAACGGCGTTGGTTAGAAGCATTGTTACATCCGCTGATTATCACTGAAATGCAACGTCAGGTGGATAAGCTTCAATCTCCGTATTGTTTATTGGTTATACCTTTATTGATAGAAGCGACTTTGTCTTATGCTTTGGTGGATAGAATTTTGGTAGTGGATACTTCCGAAGGGATACAGATTAAACGCACCGAAGCGCGAGATCACCTAACGGCGGAAGAAGTACAACGCATCCTGGATTCACAGGCCACACGCGCGCAACGCTTGCAGCAAGCAGATGATGTGATCGTTAATGCTGGAGATTTAGAGACTTTGGCGGCAGAAGTTAAGCAGTTACATCAGCATTATTTGGCGCTTTCTTCGGGCTTTTCTGCGGGGGAAGATGAGTAG
- a CDS encoding A24 family peptidase: MSGLFAGAAINILTEHIPRILQQNWRQQCWILHNGNDTSSCYLSKKKLRLHCLNCDMQLPVWMNLPLFPRLMKLRKCAHCNQQLVKHYVWVELGVSIVTLVITRHFGIHAETFVILVLIWGLILLALIDSKYYLLPDCITLTLIWLGLLSNVGGLFVAPEQAILGAAVGYLSLRVIGVLYKLIRKAEGIGHGDYKLLSVFGAWLGVYPLPMIMFLASMIGLIVVIMLMLRGRHSYDMPLPFGPYLVAAGLSVLLFGKFNIFF, translated from the coding sequence ATGTCTGGATTATTTGCAGGAGCGGCAATTAATATTTTGACCGAACATATACCTCGAATTTTGCAACAAAATTGGCGGCAACAATGTTGGATATTGCACAATGGCAACGACACATCGAGCTGCTATTTGAGCAAAAAAAAGTTGCGCTTGCATTGTTTAAACTGCGATATGCAATTGCCGGTTTGGATGAATTTACCTCTATTTCCAAGGTTAATGAAATTAAGAAAATGCGCGCACTGCAATCAACAGCTTGTAAAGCATTATGTCTGGGTAGAGTTAGGGGTGAGTATAGTCACCTTGGTGATAACCCGCCATTTTGGAATACACGCCGAGACTTTTGTGATTTTAGTATTAATTTGGGGATTAATTCTGCTGGCTTTGATTGATAGTAAATATTATCTATTACCTGATTGTATTACTTTGACTTTGATATGGTTGGGTTTATTGAGCAATGTTGGTGGGCTATTCGTAGCGCCTGAACAAGCGATACTGGGAGCGGCTGTAGGATATCTCAGCCTGAGAGTGATAGGCGTTTTATACAAGCTCATACGGAAAGCAGAAGGTATAGGGCATGGTGATTATAAACTGTTGTCGGTATTTGGGGCGTGGCTGGGGGTTTATCCTTTACCGATGATTATGTTTTTAGCTTCAATGATTGGATTAATAGTTGTCATCATGCTGATGCTGCGTGGCAGGCATAGTTATGATATGCCTTTGCCGTTTGGTCCCTATTTAGTGGCAGCAGGGTTGAGTGTGCTGTTATTTGGGAAATTTAATATATTTTTTTAG
- a CDS encoding type II secretion system F family protein encodes MKVFRWKGIDHKGMRVEGEFLADSVIKVRQKLGQQHITPLRITRKFQFPLSKKRSINFEDITDFSREIATLLASGISLNAALTVISDSAANANMRTITKALQKHVESGQLFSQALQSQPKYFDPIFCNLIYVGEQSGRLDSILNEIANHREKIISLKHKIKKALFYPMIVLSIALVITVGLIILVIPQFEKLFQGLGAQLPVFTRLIMGLADRIRHDGWLFLIIMIVVYLLLKMAIKKSTRVNALIEKLGLSIPLVGSTISNAIFARCFSTLATSLRAGLPLLEAMDMTAKVTGNIFYKHAFMELSQCIKAGQAINDAMKKIPIFPSRVIQMTAIGEESGHLEKMFAKLSEHFEKQVDYTVHNLSQLLEPIVMMFLCVVIGSLVIAMYLPIFLLGSVI; translated from the coding sequence ATGAAAGTGTTTCGTTGGAAAGGGATAGATCATAAAGGTATGCGCGTAGAGGGCGAATTTCTCGCAGACAGTGTGATAAAAGTTAGGCAAAAGCTTGGTCAGCAACATATTACACCCTTACGTATTACTCGAAAATTTCAATTTCCTCTTTCAAAGAAAAGAAGCATTAACTTTGAAGATATTACCGATTTTAGCCGGGAAATAGCAACGCTGCTTGCCAGTGGAATTTCTCTTAATGCAGCGCTAACAGTCATCAGTGACAGTGCTGCCAATGCGAATATGCGCACAATCACTAAAGCACTACAAAAACACGTAGAAAGCGGCCAATTATTTAGTCAAGCCTTGCAATCGCAACCCAAATATTTTGATCCAATATTCTGCAATTTAATTTATGTGGGAGAGCAATCAGGCCGGCTTGATAGCATTTTAAATGAAATTGCCAACCATCGCGAAAAAATTATTTCATTAAAACACAAGATTAAAAAAGCGCTATTCTATCCTATGATTGTATTATCCATAGCATTAGTAATTACCGTGGGTTTGATAATTTTAGTTATTCCGCAATTTGAAAAATTATTTCAAGGATTGGGTGCACAATTGCCTGTATTTACGCGTTTGATTATGGGGCTAGCGGATAGAATACGTCATGACGGATGGTTGTTTTTGATAATAATGATAGTAGTGTATCTATTGCTAAAAATGGCTATAAAAAAATCAACTAGAGTCAATGCCCTCATCGAAAAATTAGGGTTAAGCATCCCTTTGGTTGGCAGTACTATCAGTAATGCAATTTTTGCACGGTGTTTTTCCACACTAGCCACCTCATTGCGTGCAGGATTGCCACTACTTGAAGCAATGGATATGACGGCAAAAGTTACAGGTAACATTTTTTATAAGCATGCGTTTATGGAGTTGTCGCAGTGTATTAAAGCCGGGCAGGCGATAAATGACGCCATGAAAAAAATCCCGATTTTTCCATCACGGGTGATTCAAATGACGGCTATAGGCGAAGAGTCAGGCCACTTGGAAAAAATGTTTGCTAAATTAAGTGAACATTTTGAAAAACAAGTGGATTACACAGTGCATAATTTAAGTCAATTATTAGAGCCAATCGTTATGATGTTTTTATGCGTGGTGATTGGCAGTCTGGTCATTGCCATGTATCTGCCGATTTTTCTTTTGGGTTCGGTGATATGA
- the coq7 gene encoding 2-polyprenyl-3-methyl-6-methoxy-1,4-benzoquinone monooxygenase: protein MSISKLRNFTFLDRCLMQFDQSLRTLFNSPSSIRPNPAANLEEPALSSAERKHSAGLLRVNHAGEISAQALYQAQALMSRSTEVARSLEQSAEEENDHLAWCNQRLQELGAHPSYLNPFWYLGSFTIGLVAGLAGDAWNLGFVAETERQVVNHLERHLQKLPAADSKSRHILQKMQEDEGHHASVAMTAGAVELPEAIKFLMKCFSRVMTRTAYWV from the coding sequence ATGTCTATTTCCAAATTACGTAATTTCACTTTCCTAGATCGCTGCCTGATGCAATTTGATCAAAGCCTGCGTACTTTGTTTAATTCGCCGTCATCGATCAGACCCAATCCTGCAGCTAACCTTGAGGAGCCTGCATTATCAAGCGCAGAACGCAAGCACAGTGCCGGTTTGCTGCGCGTGAACCATGCCGGTGAAATCAGCGCACAAGCGTTATATCAAGCCCAGGCGTTGATGTCGCGTTCGACTGAGGTGGCACGTTCTTTAGAGCAATCAGCTGAGGAGGAAAACGATCATTTGGCTTGGTGCAACCAACGCCTGCAGGAATTGGGTGCACACCCGAGTTATTTAAATCCATTCTGGTATTTGGGTTCATTTACAATTGGTTTAGTGGCAGGATTAGCGGGCGATGCATGGAATTTAGGTTTTGTGGCTGAGACAGAACGCCAAGTGGTCAATCATTTAGAGCGGCATTTGCAGAAATTGCCGGCAGCTGATAGCAAAAGTCGGCATATATTGCAAAAGATGCAGGAAGATGAAGGGCATCATGCTTCGGTAGCGATGACAGCCGGTGCAGTGGAGTTGCCGGAAGCCATTAAATTTTTGATGAAATGTTTTTCTAGGGTGATGACTCGGACGGCTTATTGGGTATGA